The sequence TCAGCCCGCGGGTCATCGAGTGGCGGCTCGCTGGACGTGGTCGAAATGATCAGCTGAAGACGCTCTTGGACCTGCGGATCGCCGTGGAGCCGACCGCCGCCCGGTCCGCCGCCGAGCAGGCCAGTGCCGAGGCCCGCGAGCGGCTCATCGAACTGGCCAGCAAGCTACGGGACCTCGGCAAGCGGGGCCTCGGCCAGACGCCGGAGTACTTGCGCACCGACGTCGACTTCCACCAGACCATGCTGCGGGCCAGCGGAAACGAGATGCTGGCCGCACTCGACCAGGTCGTCGAAGCGGTGTTGATCGGACGCACCAGGCTCGGCCTCTCCCCCGCCGTACCGGTCGCCGAGGTGATCGACCACCACGAGACCACGGCAAAAGCCATCGCCGCGCAGATGCCGGAGGCAGCCGAGTTGTACTCCCGCCTCCTGGTCACGCGCGTGCGTGCGGAGTTCGCCCTGTAGCTGGCGGTTGCCGTCGAGGTCGGTGCAGTGCCCGTTCCTGGGCTCCCGGCTGACACCCATCGATACCAGATCGCACCGTCCTTGTACGGGGATTGCTGCCACGCCACCAATAAGAGTACTTGTGCTGCCAGTCGGACCGTGGCAGCATAACGACACGCAGTTCAATGTCGATCGCCGGAGGCATCGTCGGCTTTTGGACATATCCGCGGCGCTGCAATGAAAATGTGCCGTCTCGGCAACGAGAACACCGTTCGAAATGAGCCCGACCTGCACTGGAGGAGTACGGATCATGCAACGTCGCAGACCAGCACAGATACTACTAATCGCATCCTTAGGCGCCAGTTTGCTACTCACCGCCTGCAGCAACAGCGGAGGTGGGGACGACTCGTACAACCTCCGCTTCAACCACGTCCTGGCCGAGAGCGAACCGTTTCATCAGGGTTTTGAGAGCTGGGCTCAGGCCGTGGAGGAGCGCACCGACGGCGGCCTGACCATCGAGGTGTACCCGTCCGCGCAGCTGGGTGTTGAAGAAGACATCATCGAGCAGATCCAGGGCGGCGCGAACATCGGGCAGAACACGGATGCAGCGCGGCTCGGCCAGTACGTGGAGGAGGTCGCAGTCGTTAACGCGCCGTACTTCGTCGACAACCTCGACGAGGTCCAGGCCCTCCGCGAGAGCGAGACGATGCAGGGATACCTGGACGAGCTGGAGGAGCAGGGCCTGAAGGTCATCTCCTTCAACTGGGTCCAGACCCACCGACACTTCTTCACGAACCAGGAGATCAACACCCCCGAAGACCTGAACGGACTCCGTATCCGCACACCGGGTGCTCCCATCTGGCAGGAGTCCATCCGGGCACTGGGCGCGGAGCCCGTCGCGATGGACTTCGGCGAGGTCTACCCCGGGCTGCAACAAGGCGCGATCGACGGCGCGGAGCTCGTCTACGCGAACATCCCTGCGTCGAACCTGTTCGAGGTGGCCGATCACGCCACGGAGACCAGCCACATCCTGTTGGTGAACTTCGAGGTGGTCAGTGCCGACTGGTTCAACTCGCTGCCGGAGGAGTACCAGGAGATTCTCATCGAGGAAGCCGACCGAGCGGGCCTGGAGACCTCCGAGCAGATGGAGTCCGCGATCGCCGAGATCAAGGAACAGCTCCTTGCCGAAGGCATGATCATCAACGAGGACCCCGACCTCGAGGCGTTCCGTCAAGCAGGCGAGGCGGCGTACGAAGCCCTCGGCCTGACCGAGGCGCGTGACCAGATCTGGTCGGAGATCGGCAAGGGATGAACCCAGCGCAGGAGAGCGGAGGGGAGCTTGCGGCGCACGAGAGCGCCGGCGGCCGACCCGGCGGGCTGTTCTACACCCTGGGCAGGGTCGAACTACGTTTCGCGCAGTTGTGCGTGGTGGTGATGACAGCGCTGGTCCTCACCTCGGCGATCGCGCGCACTGTCGGCACGCCGATGAACTGGACTGTGGATCTGGCCACCTTCACGTTCGCGTGGGCCGTGTTCATCGGTGCCGATGTCGCCTGGCGGCGCGATCGCATGGTCAGCATCGACATTCTGGTCGACCGACTGCCAGCCGTCGCTCGCCGGTGGGTGCAGCTCGCCTGCACAGTCCTGGTGGCGGCGCTACTCGCCGCACTGGTCATTACCGGGACGATGCTGGCGGCGGACGCGAGCGACCGCAGCTTCGACGGCGTGCCCTGGCTGAGCTACACCTGGGTCACCATGGCCGTCCCGATCGGCTGCCTGCTCATGCTGATCACCACCGGGCACAAGCTCCGCTCCCAGATTCAGTCCCTGCGCGGCCGTCATGGGGAGGTCACGCCATGACGCTCGTCCTCGTGGTTTTCCTCGTTCTGGTCGCACTGGGGATGCCCATCGCGTTCGCCATCGGTATCTCCGGGTTCTTGTTCTTCCTGGCCGCCGACCTCAGCCTGACCATCCCCGCGCAGGTCTCGCTCACTCAGACCCAGAACTTCGCGATCCTTGCCATCCCGCTATTCATCCTGGCCGGGAACTGCCTGAACGAG is a genomic window of Ruania zhangjianzhongii containing:
- a CDS encoding C4-dicarboxylate TRAP transporter substrate-binding protein, producing the protein MQRRRPAQILLIASLGASLLLTACSNSGGGDDSYNLRFNHVLAESEPFHQGFESWAQAVEERTDGGLTIEVYPSAQLGVEEDIIEQIQGGANIGQNTDAARLGQYVEEVAVVNAPYFVDNLDEVQALRESETMQGYLDELEEQGLKVISFNWVQTHRHFFTNQEINTPEDLNGLRIRTPGAPIWQESIRALGAEPVAMDFGEVYPGLQQGAIDGAELVYANIPASNLFEVADHATETSHILLVNFEVVSADWFNSLPEEYQEILIEEADRAGLETSEQMESAIAEIKEQLLAEGMIINEDPDLEAFRQAGEAAYEALGLTEARDQIWSEIGKG
- a CDS encoding FadR/GntR family transcriptional regulator, whose product is MATDALHHHVADALGRRIVEGTLPVGSAVSLASLEQEFRVSRTVAREAARLLESLGLMVARRRVGLIVADFEHWNVLSPRVIEWRLAGRGRNDQLKTLLDLRIAVEPTAARSAAEQASAEARERLIELASKLRDLGKRGLGQTPEYLRTDVDFHQTMLRASGNEMLAALDQVVEAVLIGRTRLGLSPAVPVAEVIDHHETTAKAIAAQMPEAAELYSRLLVTRVRAEFAL
- a CDS encoding TRAP transporter small permease; this encodes MNPAQESGGELAAHESAGGRPGGLFYTLGRVELRFAQLCVVVMTALVLTSAIARTVGTPMNWTVDLATFTFAWAVFIGADVAWRRDRMVSIDILVDRLPAVARRWVQLACTVLVAALLAALVITGTMLAADASDRSFDGVPWLSYTWVTMAVPIGCLLMLITTGHKLRSQIQSLRGRHGEVTP